The Saimiri boliviensis isolate mSaiBol1 chromosome 10, mSaiBol1.pri, whole genome shotgun sequence genomic sequence CactaagaagaaaacacagaaataaatcttCATATACTTTGATAGGGCATTGGTTGCTCTGAcaccaaaaacacacacacacacaaaaatacatgaatgcttacaactcaataataaaaagacaactcactttaaaaatgggaacaagaaggccgggcgcggtggctcaagcctgttatcccagcactttcagaggccgaggcgggtggatcacgaggtcaagagatcgagaccatcctggtcaacatggtgaaaccccatctctactaaaaatacaaaaattagctgggcatggtggcgcgtgcctgtaatcccagctactcaggaggctgaggcaggagaactgcctgaacccaggaggcggaggttgcagtgagccgagatcgcaccattgcactccagcctaggtagtagcaagagcgaaactccgtctcggaaaaaaaaaaaaaaaaaaaaatgggaacaaggctgggcgcagtggctcaagcctgtaatcccagcactttgggaggctgaggcgggcagatcacaaggtcaggagttcaagaccagcctgaccaatatggtgacaccccgtctttactaaaaatacaaaaattagctgggcatggtggcgtgagcctgtaatcccagctactcaggttaAGCCAGCAGAATGGCATGAACCCagaggatggaggttgcagtgagccaagattacaccactgcactccagcctgggcaacagagcgagactctgtctcaaaaaaaaataaaagggaacagGATGTGagcagacatttctctaaagaagatataccaAAGCCAAAGAGCACATCATAAGACACTCTACATCATTAGTCAGcaggaaaatacaaaatcaaaacaagatactggctgggcacagtggctcacacctgtaatcccagcagctgggaaggccaaggcaggcagatcacttgaggtcaggagttcgagaccagcctggccaacatgatgaaacttcatctctaccaaaaatgtaaaaattagccaggtgtggtggcatgcacctgtagtcccagctacttgggaggctgagacaaaagaattgcttaaacctgggaagtagaggttgcagtaagccgagatcatgctgttgcactcgagcctgggcagggagactccatctcaaaaaaaaaatcaagtaacaaGTTTGGTGATGTTGTGGAGAAGTCAGGACCAACATATACTATTTAGTGAGATTTGAAAGTGGTGCAGCCACTTTtaaaaacagtctggcagttcttcaaagttaccatatgacccagcaattctcctCCTAGGTATGACCccccaaaatttaaaacacatgtCCACATAAAATCAGTATACAAATGTTTAGAGCAGCATTATGCATAATACTTGAAAAGgtaaaaacaatccaaatgtccatcaactgatgaacagataaacaaaatgtggtaaatCCATATAATGGATTATTAGTAATAACAATGactgaagtactgatacatgctacaacacagatgaaccctgataacatgctaagtgaaacaagctagtcacaaaagactacatattatatgatcccatttatataaaatatccagaatagacaAACTCATATAGGCAaaaaggagattaatgttttccAGGGGCAGGGGTCAGGAAGAATGAAgcatgactgctaatgggtactgGCTCTCTTTTGGGAGTGATGTAAAGGTTCTGAAATTAAATTATGATGATGGTTTCCCAACTCtgaatatgctaaaaaccacaaagtgtacattttaaatggatggatttatggtttgtaaatatatcaattaagctgttattttttaagttactAAAAACAAGAATGAGTGTTGAGACATCACTACTGagcttacagaaataaaaaaggattacGAGAATACTAAGAACAATTGCCTCATTGCCAACAAATTAGGTaatctagatgaaatggacaaattcctagagaGATATAAACTACTTTTACTTGGTATATTCTCTGGagtttttggaaaaaacaaaaaaagagagagagataaactaCTGAAACtgacataaaaagaaatggaatgaagAAACTTGTAACAAATAAATTGAATTGGTAAGCACAgtcttcccacaaagaaaagcacAGACGGCAGGGAGCTGACGCGGAACCCGGGGCGGTCAGCGCGTCGGCCGCCGGGCCCGCGGTCCCCGGCCATGGACCGTGACCTTCTGCGGCAGTCACTGAATTGCCACGGGTCGTCTTTGCTCTCGTTGCTGCGGAGCGAGCAGCAGGACAACCCGCACTTCCGGAGCCTCCTGGGGTCGGCCGCTGAGCCAGCCCGGGGCCCGCCGGCGCAGCAGGCGTcgcagggaaagagaagagagttGACAACATTGAGATACAGAAATTCATCTCCAAAAAAGCGGATCTGCTTTTTGCCGTCTCCTGGAAATCAGATGCACCTGCAACTTGTGAAATTAACGAAGACAGTGAAGATCACTATGCAGTCATGCCACCTTTAGAGCAATTCATGGAGATACCTAGTGTGGACCGGAGAGAGCTGTTTTTCCGAGATATTGAGCGTGGTGATATAGTGATTGGAAGAATTAGTTCCATTCGGGAATTCGGTATTTTCATGGTGTTGATCTGTTTAGGAAGTGGTATCATGAGAGATATATCCCACTTAGAAATCACAGCTCTTTGTCCCTTAAGAGATGTGccttctcggccgggcgcggtggctcaagcctgtaatcccagcactttgggaggccgaggcgggtggatcacaaggtcaagagatcgagaccatcctggtcaacatggtgaaaccccgtctctactaaaaatacaaaaaaaatagctgggcatggtggtgcgtgcctgtaatcccagctactcaggaggctgaggcaggagaattgcctgaacccaggaggcggaggttgcggtgagccgagatcgcgccattgcactccagcctgggtaacaagagcgaaactccgtctcaaaaaacaaaaaaaacaaaaaaacaaaaaaaaagagatgtgccTTCTCACAGTAACCATGGGGATCCTTTATCATATTACCAAACTGGTGACATCATTCGAGCTGGAATCAAGGATATTGACAGATACCATGAAAAGCTAGCAGTATCTCTGTATAGCTCTTCTCTCCCACCACACCTATCTGGTATTAAATTAGGCGTAATTAGCTCTGAAGAGCTTCCTTTGTACTACAGGAGAAGTGTTGAACTAAATAGCAATTCTTTGGAGTCCTATGAAAGTATCATGCAGAATTCCTTGGGATTTGTTAATCCAGGAGTAGTTGAATTCCTTCTAGAAAAACTAGGAATAGATGAATCAAATCCACCATCTTTAATGAGAGGCCTACAAAGCAAAAATTTCTCTGAAGATGATTTTGCTTCTGCATTGAGAAAAAATCTGCATCTTGGGCTTTAAAATGTGTGAAGATTGGAGTTGATTATTTTAAAGTTGGACGCCATGTGGATGCCATGAATGAATACAACAAAGCTCTGGaaatagacaaacaaaatgtggaagCTTTAGTAGCCCGTGGAGCATTATATGCAACAAAAGGAAGTCTGAACAAAGCAATAGAAGATTTTGAGCTTGCATTGGAAAACTGTCCAACTCACAGAAATGCTAGAAAATACCTCTGCCAGACACTTGTAGAGAGAGGAGGGCagttagaagaagaagaaaagtttttaaatgccGAAAGTTACTATAAGAAAGCTTTGGCTTTGGATGAGAGTTTTAAAGATGCAGAGGATGCTTTGCAGAAGCTTCATAAATATATGCAGAAATCTTTggaattaagagaaaaacaagctgaaaaggaagaaaagcagaaaacaaagaaaatagaaacaagtgCAGAAAAATTGCGTAAGCTCTTAAGAGAagaggctaaagaagaaaagaagaaaatcaacttcttcctcttcaagtgtttcttctgctGATGAGTCAGTGTCTTCATCAACATCCTCTTCGTCTTCTGGTCACAAAAGGCATAAGAAACATAAGAGGAACCATTCAGAGTCTTCTCGAAGTTCCAGAAGGCATTCATCTAGGGCATCCTCAACTCAGATAGATCAGAATAGGAAAGATGAGTGCTACCCAGTTCCAGCTAATACTTCAGCGTCGTTTCTTAGCCATAAACAAGAAGTGGAGAAACTCCTGGGAAAGCAGGCTAGGTTGCAGTGTGAAAAGACACAGATCAAAGAGAAAGATAGATGCCCTCTCTCTTCATCTTCACTTGAAATACCGGATGATTTTGGAGGTAGGTCTGAAGATCCAAGAGGTTTTTATAATAGCTATAAAACCCAAGCAGGTAGTAGCAAAACAGAAAAGCCATATAAATCAGAAAGACATTTTTCTAGTAGAAGAAATTCCTCAGATTTTTTCTGTAGGAATTCAGAGGACAAGATATATGGTTACAGGAGATTTGAAAAGGAtatagaaggaagaaaggagcacTATAGAAGGTGGGAACCAGGTTCTGTGAGGCATTCTACCTCACCGGCAAGCTCATACTCCTCTTGGAAGTCAGGTGAGAAATACAGAAAGCATACTCCCTCTGGATCACGTGATTTCAGTAGACATGAGCAAAGATACCGGTTAAATGCAAGTCAGGGAGAGGATGACAGAGAGGACAATTGTGGGCAGGACGGCAGAACAGAGGTTCCAGAGGAAGCTGCGTTCAGTAGCAAAGGACACTCAGAAGgcagtgttaaaaaaaatttacctcagccgggcgcggtggctcaagcctgtaatcccagcgctttgggaggctgaggcgggtggatcacgaggtcaagagatcaagaccatcatggtcaacatggtgaaaccccgtctctactaaaaatacaaaaaaaaaaaaaattagctgggcatggtggcgcgtgcctataatcccagctactcaggaggctgaggcaggagaattgcctgaacccaggaggcggaggttgcggtgagccgagctcgtgccattgcactccagcctgggtaacaagagcgaaactccgtctcaaaaaaaaaaaaaaaaaaaaaaatttacctcaGAACTTAATCAATATATTCAATCAGATAGctgaatttgaaaaagaaaaaggaaataagtcaAAAAATTAATACACCAAGGATATCAGCGCCATTACACAGAATGCCATTAAGTaaggttttgggtgtttttagtCGTAACAGTTCAGTGCAGAAATCTCTGCTCCTAAAATTATGTGTCGAGATCACAGGAAACAAATGCTTTTAAgcttttctcaaattttctttcaGTCATAGGTCCCTGTCACAGCTTGGTTTTTAGGCTTTTTacgtatgtatttatgtatagtATATTACAGTTTGAATTTCTTTGCTTAAAGATAATTCTCTGAAAgtactgtttcttctttctgttacGGTATATGAGAATTCCTGGGTCCACTTACCCTGCTGTTTGAGAGAAAATTTGTGCATTGAACACATggatcatttttattaaaaaaaaaaaaaagaaagaaaagaaaagcacagacATAGATGTTTTCACTGTTGAATAttagcaaatatataaaaaaggatTAACACCAATCATCcacaaactcttcaaaaaaaaagaaaaaagaacacttccaaattcattctgtGAGACCAGTAtgatcctgatatcaaaaccaaagaCATGACAATGAAAGAGATCAATATTTCTTacgaatatagatgcaaaaatcctcaacaaaacaccaGCAAACAGAATGCAATAACATATAAAGAGAACTAATCACCATGACAAAGTAAGATATATCCCAGGAATATAATTTACATCTAAAAAATCAGTGTAATATACCATATTAATAAAggaccaaaaaacacaaaagataacaGGAAGAGGATATAACCTAGGTTTGCTTCCAAAATCGAATGTCAGCTTGGGCAGTGAgttctcctctcttcctttccaccCAGCAAGCTGCGTGTAGTGTTTGTAAATGTCTAGTCCtcattattactactactacttttAGAAGTCTCTGCTTATGCACGGGCCACTCTAGACATGTAGAATTATAGGTAATTGAGAGGTTTCTACACTTCGTAAGACACATAACATGCACATAATATCCTCTATCTACTGGCTTTCAAAGAAGCCAGACTTTGAACTagagaaaataagtaaagaaacatCTCCAAGGATCTCTAAGGTTTCAACCCAAAACATATCCGATAAAGCTTAGTAAGAAGCAATAACATTAACATATTTTGGGTAAGGTCATAGAGAATTTGCTAAAAATAGAGAAGCTGATCAGTTGAAGCTACAGTATACAGAAATCTCAAATTgtcccttttaaaaattagccacaggTACTCAAAGTCAGAAGGCagcaatgaaactgaaaaatctGACAAACCTGGTCATAAGTTAAAGGAGGCAGATCCTCTCCACAGACTGTTTTCTGttctaaataacatttttcttgaaGTGTTTTGTCTCTGGCCAAAAAGAAGCCCATCCAAGCACTAGTAGTTGAGGATGTATGCTGCCCTGCCAAGAGCAGTCCGATAAGCATCCCTGCTACTTCATCATCGGTTAAAGGACGCCCGTCCCTAAGGAATGAACCAAACACACAAATTTAACATTTTGGCAGATACATTTTATGCCTCAACCTTTAAATAAAGTGTCatcatgaatatatttttcaagtataATAGTCTCTTATATTTGTTTATCACAagtcagaggtttttttttctcttatggaaGAGACAAACCAGTAGAAAACAATTTTGATTACAAGACTCCATTACAGTTCATTAGCAAACGTTCACCATACccagtcactgggattacagtaagACAAAGGATGTCAATAGTTTATgtttcaacaatttaaaaagtccAAAGATCAAAACACTTATTTTGCCAGCATCACTGTTTTTTAATGGgaaatattatttgtgttttaatgtATCATTTCCTGCTTCAGCTTAATATGTTATCTGAATAGCTCTTACTTGTAGGTAGAATCTAGTAAAGTTTGGAGAATGTCATCAATTTTTTCTTCAGACTGTCTGCGTTTCTGGATTACCTTgtagaaaatattctttattttccgATGAGCTCTGTCCCTGCGTCtgtaattaaaagataaagaggattttttaaataaacacattctCGGatcaaattcattttgaaaaccaGGACCTAGGATAAGGCACCTTATTCAACTAACTTAACTAACTCTAATGACtaaaataattgacaaaaatcagaaacaggaaaatattagAAGTCATTAAACTCTTacattgttaaaaatattcatagtCCCTAAGGGCAAGAACTATGCTTTAGCTAACATATATGTCCCAGATTCTTAACGCATTACCTGTATTCAAACTGTAGGCCTAAAACAAGCAAGAAATTCCTTTAGAAATTTTCCAGTtcaacagaaagtagaataatcTTTTAAACTAACATGAAATTCCTTTTTTAATACCAAATCAAGTCTTAAAGAGGTTGGTACTTTTCACTTTCTAATACAACAGTTTTTTGTAGGGGGCAAAAATACGAGCAGACTCAGAAAACAAGTTTAGGTTAACTCCTAAACTTTACCTTTAAATACTATGTTCACTATGTAGCAGGAACCATGTTAAGTGTTTTACATGAATTACCCACTTGTATGTTCCTGTGAGGTACATACTATTAACCTCAATTTATAGCTAGCTGTATAAAATCACATAGAAAACAAACATTGGAGCTGGAATTTAAAACTAGGCCATCTGACTCCCAagccccctcttttttttttttttttttttttttttttgagacggagtttcgctcttgttacccaggctggagtgcaatggcgcgatctcggctcaccgcaacctccgcctcctgggctcaggcaattctcctgcctcagcctcctaagtagctgggattacaggcacacgccaccatgcccagctaattttttgcacctttagtagagacggggtttcaccatgttgaccaggatggtctcgatctctcgacctcgtgatccacccgcctcggcctcccaaagtgctgggattacaggcttgagccaccgcgcccggcccaagccCCCTCTTAAATCAAGCCTTCTAATAAAAACTCCTACCCTGTTTCATTTACAAgactgttagtctgttattgagGATTGACCAAGACCATATGTACAGAAGAGAAGATGTTAAAGCTTAACAGTATGAATACAGCAGAACCAGGAAAACATAGGCCTATTTAAGAAAGTGAATGGAGTAATCTGGTTAAATTAGTTGGTAtaagtaaaacaaagaaagactAGGCCAGAATGTGAAGCGTCTAACATAACAAGCTCAAGAATTCTGACTTTATCCAAGAGACAGAGCAGATAGAAACAGGTAGGTAGAAATGCACATTTATGGAGAACCCACTATGGGCCCAGGACTATGCTGGATGTTCTAATAtaatgaatatgaaatattttaaaactgcaaagcTCCTTGAAAATATACAGTATGATGAGTTCCAGAGAACTTTAGAGAATCTCTCCTGGCTCTCCCTCTTACTCCCACTCCTCTTCTATAACTAAATAGGgcagaaatagaaggaaaagggACTAGCAGTCCACCTAAACACCTAAACACAAATGAACCAACAAAAGTATAGAAAGCCTACTAATACTTCTTTATATCAGAGGCAATCCCTCCccttaagaaacagaaaattatgcggggactcacgcttgtaatcccagcactttgggaagccaaggatcacaaggttaggagttcgcaACTAGCCTAACccttaagaaacagaaaattacatgGGGactaacacttgtaatcccagcactttgggaagccaaggatcacaaggttaggagttcgcaaccagcctaaccaacacggtgaaaccccatctctactaaaaatacaaaaattagctgggcatggtggtgtgcacctgtaatcccagatactcaggaggttgaggcaggagaatcgcttgaatctgggaggtggaagttgcagtgaggcgagatggcaccactgcactccagcctgggtgacagagcaagactccatctcaaaaaaaaaaaaaaaaaaaaaaaaaaggaacagaaaattaaataaaggcACAAAtactcaaaacaaagaaactttaCAATACAATAAAAAGCTACCAAAGATTTTAAACAAATGCTTAGAGGAGGGCTATATCACTTTTAGGTACAGTCCAGAGACTTTCCTGAGGATAAGGAATATGTGAGGTAATTAGGCCTTTAAACtaggctgggcttagtggctcacacctgtaatcccaggactttgggaggctgaggaatgtggatcatctgaggtcaagagttcgaaaccagcctggccaacatgacaaaactctgtctctactaaaaacacaaaaattacttgggcatggtggcacatgcctgtagtcccagctattcaaaaggctgaagtaggaggatcagttgaacccaggaggtggagactgcagtgagcgggatcacgctactgcactctagcctgggcaacagagcaagaccctgtctcaaaaacaaaaacaaaaaaataaataaaatatttgactaGACAGACAACAAATCACCTTTTTAATAAACTGAAACTTACTTTAAATCAACTCACTATATAAAGAAAACCTGTCTTGAATTCTTAAAGAAGAATGCAGGTTTATAGTCTTACCCATTTTGTATGTTtcacttgtttaatttttatctttgttaagACAAAGCATACCAACACTACAAGAATTATACAAAGTTAAATAACCAAGGGTAATATCTTCTTTATCCATACCTGAAACTAGGCAAAGGCAGCCACCCTGGTAATAGCCAGGCTGCATGGCTGAAACCTCCATCCAAATCCGCATATAGCTGTGCCACCTTTTCATTGAGTTGACTTCTGATTTCCTTTCCATGCAAACAATGGCTAGCTGTTAAAATTATGAGCTCAGAAAGAGCTTCAAACACatctagggagaaaaaaagattatcctCATTACTAgttccaaaaagtaaaataaaattgaaaataaaaacacaactcaAGAACAAATAAGATCCTATttatatgaccaaaaaaaaagtctgtagatAGACATGTAACTATGCACAACACTGAAGAAAGAGGGGCAATAAACCAAACTATGGGAAGTACCCTGTCCCTCTGAACAGTCAAAACAGATGCCAGAAACACATCTCAAAACTTCATTCATGAGCACTtcatgaaaagaataaatgtgGTTGTTCGATTTCCAGGTCACATATAACAAAAGCAGCAAAAAGGTTATTTACAGTGCATATGACAATAATAGGGTACTTCCCAAGGAATGGTAGCCAAAGATCAGATTATTTCCCAGGTTAAAAGTAGGAAGATCAGTATTAAAATGGAATTACTgtccatatattaaaaaaaaaaaaaactataatcatCAATTGGCATATCCTAACACAAGACAAACACGCCAGGCAAGCATAATTTGATGacactcaaataataaaaattatccaattAATTTTCTGTTAATTCCACATTCCCTAAATGTAATTCCAATGATCATTTGGCTTTCTAATTCTATTTGCCAATAAAGAGAAGAACAGTAAATATTCTGAATTTCTTGGTTCTGTAATTATCTGTCCCACATGCATTATTACATTGGCATTCTAATTTACACAACAGTTCCTTGTATGGTTAGAAAATACATCATATCAACGTAAGTATTCCGAAAACAAAGATTCTGGACCTTTTATAGAGGCCAAAGGCCAGACCCAAAATGTAGTGACCCACGGCCCTGGTCTTGCTGCCCAGTGGGCAGATGTTACTTCCTACTATAGGCACAGCAATTGCTTCTGAAAGGCAATACTTAACTGCAGTCCAGTATAAAGACTGGATTCTCAGTTACAACTTCAGGGGAATTATTACATATCTCTCCCATAAATCCAAGGTAGTTTTACATATactgtaatttgttttctattcactACACACTTACATACTCTATTTTTCTATTCAGAGAAGTAGAAATGTTAGGACAAacattttgcttacttttttctccactttctcCCCAACTCTGAAAgtattcctttgtttctttttcaattataGAAACATGCTGTTTAAAGTGGGCTATGTTAAGGccactttttaacattttcttctgctccaagaaaaccttcaaaaaaattcaaaaagggcATACAgcattaaaacacatttttgtttcatCATAAAATCCATTTGGTTATTATAACTATGTAACACTAACACAACTAATGGTTTTAACTCTTTGGGCATTTGTATTTGAAGAGTCTAAATGAATAGATATATCTGACTCTAAATGAATAGAGTCTAAATGAATAGATATATCTGAGCAGAGGAATTTTCCAGGGCCCTCTTTATTGGCCTTGAGGAGAGCCATTCATTCCCTCATCCCCATCACTAAAAACAACATTTAATGTT encodes the following:
- the LOC120365401 gene encoding LOW QUALITY PROTEIN: tetratricopeptide repeat protein 14-like (The sequence of the model RefSeq protein was modified relative to this genomic sequence to represent the inferred CDS: inserted 4 bases in 3 codons); this translates as MDRDLLRQSLNCHGSSLLSLLRSEQQDNPHFRSLLGSAAEPARGPPAQQASQGXEKRVDNIEIQKFISKKADLLFAVSWKSDAPATCEINEDSEDHYAVMPPLEQFMEIPSVDRRELFFRDIERGDIVIGRISSIREFGIFMVLICLGSGIMRDISHLEITALCPLRDVPSHSNHGDPLSYYQTGDIIRAGIKDIDRYHEKLAVSLYSSSLPPHLSGIKLGVISSEELPLYYRRSVELNSNSLESYESIMQNSLGFVNPGVVEFLLEKLGIDESNPPSLMRGLQSKNFSEDDFASALRKXSASWALKCVKIGVDYFKVGRHVDAMNEYNKALEIDKQNVEALVARGALYATKGSLNKAIEDFELALENCPTHRNARKYLCQTLVERGGQLEEEEKFLNAESYYKKALALDESFKDAEDALQKLHKYMQKSLELREKQAEKEEKQKTKKIETSAEKLRKLLXEKRLKKKRRKSTSSSSSVSSADESVSSSTSSSSSGHKRHKKHKRNHSESSRSSRRHSSRASSTQIDQNRKDECYPVPANTSASFLSHKQEVEKLLGKQARLQCEKTQIKEKDRCPLSSSSLEIPDDFGGRSEDPRGFYNSYKTQAGSSKTEKPYKSERHFSSRRNSSDFFCRNSEDKIYGYRRFEKDIEGRKEHYRRWEPGSVRHSTSPASSYSSWKSGEKYRKHTPSGSRDFSRHEQRYRLNASQGEDDREDNCGQDGRTEVPEEAAFSSKGHSEGSVKKNLPQPGAVAQACNPSALGG